From Halanaeroarchaeum sulfurireducens, a single genomic window includes:
- a CDS encoding cation:proton antiporter domain-containing protein, with product MSSPLIPTVAAIIAIGVIAQVLADRFQVPSVVFLLAVGVILGPEGLAILTPQSFGGPEPLSAIVGLSVAIIVFEGAFHLKIDKLRESPGAALRLVTLGAIIALVGTALVVRFALDVSWGISFLIAALLIATGPTVITPLLEVVPVRDRVGAALETEGVVNDVTAAILAIVVFDVVLSPGQSAVALVHNFASRLGLGIAVGLLVAGIVWYLLMRVDLSPNSAPQHARLIVLAGALVAYGAADMLASEAGIAAVATAGMILGNADLPYEEDIASFKGDITLLVLSFVFIALAALLSFDDLLQLGMPGLIAALVLALVVRPIGVFASTRGDRLPFNERAFMSFIGPRGIIPASVATLFAIQLQANGRPEAASVLVGFVFLVIFLTVVFEGSLARPIASRLDIIPMRVIIIGGGTVGRALAERLEARGENVVIIEEDQQMVEKTRDEGFTVHHGDGTDTDELRAAGIENARIVVAATGNDDANLLASQLTESKFDVETVIARANDPDNVDAFEELGVKTVSSSMATAWGIDNRIERPALADWMTEIGRSGDVQETEVTNPDCVGMTIRDLDEKLPDGVIVALVSRGDENRMPEADYTLQRGDHLTFVGQREPVREALKTCD from the coding sequence ATGAGCTCCCCGCTGATCCCGACCGTCGCCGCCATCATTGCGATCGGCGTCATCGCGCAGGTGCTGGCCGACCGGTTCCAGGTGCCGAGCGTGGTCTTTCTGCTCGCCGTCGGGGTGATACTCGGACCCGAGGGGCTTGCGATCCTGACCCCACAGTCCTTCGGTGGTCCCGAGCCCCTCTCGGCCATCGTCGGCCTCTCCGTGGCCATCATCGTCTTCGAGGGCGCCTTCCATCTGAAAATCGACAAACTCCGCGAGTCCCCCGGGGCGGCGTTGCGGCTGGTGACGCTGGGTGCCATTATCGCCCTTGTGGGAACGGCGCTCGTGGTCCGCTTCGCGCTGGACGTGTCCTGGGGAATCTCGTTCCTGATTGCCGCCTTGCTCATCGCGACCGGGCCAACGGTCATCACGCCCCTGTTGGAGGTCGTTCCGGTCAGGGACCGGGTCGGCGCGGCCCTCGAGACCGAGGGGGTCGTCAACGACGTGACAGCGGCGATTCTGGCCATCGTCGTCTTCGACGTCGTCCTCAGCCCCGGCCAGTCCGCGGTGGCGCTCGTCCACAACTTCGCCTCGCGGCTGGGCCTGGGTATCGCGGTCGGCCTCCTCGTCGCTGGAATCGTGTGGTACCTCCTCATGCGGGTCGATCTCTCGCCGAACAGCGCCCCACAGCACGCCAGGCTCATCGTCCTCGCTGGTGCGCTCGTGGCCTACGGCGCTGCGGATATGCTCGCGAGCGAGGCCGGTATCGCAGCGGTCGCGACAGCCGGCATGATTCTGGGGAACGCCGACCTTCCCTACGAGGAGGACATCGCGTCCTTCAAGGGCGACATCACGCTGCTCGTCCTCTCGTTCGTGTTCATCGCGCTGGCCGCGCTCCTCTCGTTCGATGACCTCCTCCAGCTGGGGATGCCCGGCCTGATCGCCGCTCTCGTGCTCGCGCTCGTCGTTCGGCCCATCGGCGTCTTCGCGTCGACCAGGGGCGACCGCCTCCCGTTCAACGAGCGTGCGTTCATGAGTTTCATCGGCCCGCGTGGGATCATCCCGGCGTCGGTCGCGACGCTGTTCGCGATTCAGTTGCAGGCGAACGGACGGCCAGAGGCGGCGAGCGTCCTGGTCGGGTTCGTCTTCCTCGTCATATTTTTGACCGTCGTCTTCGAAGGCAGCCTGGCTCGACCGATCGCGAGCCGACTCGACATCATACCAATGCGCGTAATCATCATCGGCGGCGGTACCGTCGGCCGGGCGCTCGCAGAGCGCCTCGAGGCCCGCGGTGAAAACGTCGTCATCATCGAAGAGGACCAGCAAATGGTCGAAAAGACTCGGGACGAAGGGTTTACCGTTCACCACGGGGACGGGACGGACACCGACGAACTCAGGGCGGCCGGCATCGAGAACGCGAGGATCGTCGTGGCCGCCACCGGCAACGACGACGCGAACCTGCTGGCCTCCCAGCTCACGGAGTCGAAGTTCGACGTCGAGACGGTCATTGCCAGGGCGAACGACCCCGACAACGTTGACGCCTTCGAGGAACTCGGGGTCAAGACGGTCTCATCGTCCATGGCGACGGCCTGGGGTATCGACAACCGGATCGAACGACCGGCGCTCGCCGACTGGATGACCGAGATCGGTCGGTCGGGCGACGTCCAGGAGACGGAGGTCACCAACCCGGATTGCGTCGGGATGACGATCAGGGACCTCGACGAGAAACTCCCCGACGGCGTCATCGTCGCTCTGGTCAGTCGGGGCGACGAGAATCGGATGCCGGAGGCGGACTACACGCTTCAGCGCGGCGACCACCTGACCTTCGTCGGACAACGCGAACCGGTTCGCGAGGCCCTCAAGACCTGCGACTGA
- a CDS encoding MBL fold metallo-hydrolase: MAPGDVFAVESASDVYYVDTGMYDTPEYGAVYIVDAERPAVVDTGIGTDRELVMDAIESVGIDLADLEVIAPTHVHLDHAGGTGFLAEAAPDATVYVHEMGARHLVDPSRLVEGTKAAVGDQWEFYTEPEPVPEDRITELTDGDVIDLGDRQLDVHHAPGHAPHQVVFHDAEDEAVYVADAAGVWVPELGEIHPLSPPPNFDLDKVLDSAEMIADLDPSVLLYPHFGPVDEDVQPVLAEYERVIVEWVDTIEEHLDDLGDEDAVVEHFVETNEMTAIWGERKARGETAMNVRGVLRYLQADDA, translated from the coding sequence ATGGCACCTGGCGACGTCTTCGCGGTGGAATCGGCATCCGACGTCTACTACGTCGACACGGGTATGTACGACACGCCCGAGTACGGTGCGGTCTACATCGTCGACGCCGAACGTCCGGCAGTGGTGGACACCGGGATCGGCACGGACCGCGAGCTGGTGATGGACGCCATCGAGTCGGTCGGCATCGACCTGGCCGATCTGGAGGTCATCGCCCCGACACACGTCCACCTCGACCACGCCGGCGGCACCGGCTTTCTGGCCGAGGCCGCACCCGACGCGACGGTGTATGTCCACGAGATGGGGGCCCGCCACCTGGTCGATCCCTCGCGGCTCGTCGAGGGGACGAAGGCCGCCGTCGGGGATCAGTGGGAGTTCTACACCGAGCCGGAACCGGTCCCCGAGGACCGCATCACCGAACTCACGGACGGGGACGTGATCGACCTCGGCGATCGGCAACTCGACGTTCACCACGCGCCCGGCCACGCGCCCCACCAGGTCGTCTTTCACGACGCCGAGGACGAGGCCGTCTACGTGGCCGACGCGGCCGGGGTCTGGGTCCCCGAACTCGGGGAGATTCACCCGCTCTCGCCACCGCCGAACTTCGACCTGGACAAGGTCCTCGACTCCGCCGAGATGATCGCCGATCTCGATCCGTCGGTGCTGTTGTACCCTCACTTCGGCCCGGTCGACGAGGACGTTCAGCCCGTCCTCGCGGAGTACGAACGCGTCATCGTCGAGTGGGTCGACACCATCGAGGAGCACCTCGACGACCTCGGCGACGAGGATGCCGTCGTCGAGCACTTCGTCGAGACCAACGAGATGACGGCGATATGGGGCGAACGCAAAGCGCGTGGCGAGACGGCGATGAACGTCCGGGGAGTGCTCCGATATCTCCAGGCAGACGACGCTTGA
- the serS gene encoding serine--tRNA ligase encodes MISRQYLRDHSDEVRQTLADRGVTDVDIDAVLDVDEEWRELKARGDDLRHERNEVSERIGQLKQAGSDEEAEAAIERSQDLKEEIEQVEARADELEAELEERLLEIPQIPQDDVPVGEDESDNVEVRRWGFDDRRDLPANVEPHYELGERMDIIDEERGAKVSGAGFYFLKGDGARLEHALIQFMLDVHREQDYVDVFPPIPVNSEAMTGTAQLPKFEEDMYGLEGDDLWLCPTAEVPVTNMYAGDVLLADDLPVKHQAYTPNFRREAGEHGTETRGIVRVHQFNKVELVNFVAPERSDERLEALLDEAVEVIRRLGLPYRILSLCTGDLTFASAKTYDIEVWAPGDDMPDGPDEGGRWLEVSSASNFEDFQARRAGLRYRPERHESAEYLHTLNASGTAIGRVMVAILEYYQNEDGTVTVPEALRPYMDGQEIIEGHEPLGESAVGAGRRD; translated from the coding sequence ATGATTTCCCGGCAGTACCTTCGCGACCACTCCGACGAGGTACGACAGACCCTCGCGGATCGGGGCGTGACCGACGTCGATATCGACGCAGTCCTCGACGTCGACGAGGAGTGGCGCGAGCTGAAAGCCCGTGGCGACGACCTCCGCCACGAGCGAAACGAGGTGAGCGAGCGCATCGGCCAACTCAAACAGGCAGGAAGCGACGAGGAGGCCGAGGCGGCGATCGAACGCTCCCAGGACCTCAAAGAGGAGATCGAGCAGGTCGAGGCACGCGCCGACGAGCTGGAGGCCGAACTCGAAGAGCGCCTCCTCGAGATCCCACAGATCCCACAGGACGACGTGCCGGTCGGGGAAGACGAGAGCGACAACGTCGAGGTCAGGCGCTGGGGCTTCGACGACCGTCGCGACTTGCCCGCGAACGTCGAACCCCACTACGAGCTGGGCGAGCGCATGGATATCATCGACGAGGAACGTGGCGCGAAGGTGAGCGGGGCGGGCTTTTACTTCCTCAAGGGGGACGGGGCGCGACTCGAACACGCCCTGATCCAGTTCATGCTCGACGTCCACCGCGAACAGGACTACGTGGACGTCTTCCCACCGATCCCGGTCAATTCGGAGGCCATGACGGGGACCGCCCAACTCCCGAAGTTCGAGGAGGACATGTACGGGCTGGAGGGCGACGACCTCTGGCTGTGCCCCACCGCCGAGGTCCCTGTGACGAACATGTACGCCGGGGACGTCCTGCTCGCGGATGACCTGCCGGTCAAACATCAGGCGTACACCCCAAACTTCCGGCGCGAGGCGGGCGAGCACGGCACGGAGACGCGCGGGATCGTCCGCGTCCACCAGTTCAACAAGGTCGAACTCGTCAACTTTGTGGCGCCGGAGCGAAGCGACGAGCGCCTCGAGGCCCTCCTCGACGAGGCCGTCGAGGTCATCCGGCGTCTCGGTCTGCCCTATCGCATCCTCTCGCTGTGTACCGGCGACCTGACCTTCGCGTCCGCGAAGACCTACGACATCGAGGTGTGGGCACCGGGCGACGACATGCCCGACGGGCCGGACGAGGGCGGCCGGTGGCTCGAGGTGTCGAGCGCGTCGAACTTCGAGGATTTCCAGGCGCGCCGCGCCGGCCTCCGCTACCGGCCGGAGCGCCACGAGAGCGCGGAGTACCTCCACACCCTGAACGCCTCCGGGACCGCCATCGGCCGGGTCATGGTCGCGATACTGGAGTACTACCAGAACGAGGACGGCACCGTGACCGTCCCCGAGGCGCTCCGCCCATACATGGACGGGCAGGAGATTATCGAGGGCCACGAGCCGCTGGGCGAGAGCGCGGTCGGGGCGGGCCGGCGGGACTGA
- a CDS encoding DUF367 family protein: protein MDVHVRYEGDDDPEKCTARKLARFEMAELHRSNRGTPYGVVLDPFAERALSPADRAVGDVLVALDVSWDTAEAEGVALAGEHRALPYLVAANPVNFGRPFRLTTVEAVAAALIILGDRAHAEELLSKFTWGETFLELNAEPLQRYADCEDSAEIVAVQGEYLDRGDDERAAE, encoded by the coding sequence GTGGACGTACACGTCAGGTACGAGGGGGACGACGACCCCGAGAAGTGCACGGCGCGGAAACTCGCCCGGTTCGAGATGGCCGAACTCCACCGGTCGAACCGTGGGACGCCATACGGCGTGGTCCTCGATCCGTTCGCCGAGCGAGCGCTCTCGCCGGCCGATCGCGCCGTCGGCGACGTGCTGGTCGCCCTGGACGTCTCGTGGGACACTGCCGAGGCCGAGGGCGTCGCGCTCGCCGGTGAACACCGGGCCCTTCCGTACCTGGTCGCGGCGAACCCGGTGAACTTCGGGCGGCCGTTCCGGCTCACGACCGTCGAAGCGGTGGCCGCGGCGCTCATCATCCTCGGCGACCGGGCCCACGCCGAAGAGTTGCTCTCGAAGTTCACGTGGGGCGAGACGTTTCTCGAGTTGAACGCGGAGCCGCTCCAGCGATACGCCGACTGCGAGGACTCCGCCGAAATCGTCGCGGTCCAGGGAGAGTACCTGGATCGTGGCGACGACGAACGAGCGGCCGAGTAG
- a CDS encoding 50S ribosomal protein L40e, protein MTETMSVEDRLLGKQICMRCNARNPEGASQCRKCGYKRLRPKAKERRAT, encoded by the coding sequence ATGACAGAGACCATGTCCGTCGAGGACCGGCTGCTGGGCAAGCAGATCTGCATGCGCTGTAACGCCCGCAACCCCGAGGGCGCCAGCCAGTGTCGCAAGTGCGGGTACAAACGGCTGCGGCCGAAGGCCAAAGAACGCCGCGCGACGTAG
- a CDS encoding MBL fold metallo-hydrolase, translated as MAIFNLAADTAVFTSNTYLAVEGPRTLVDPGAIPGVVDAIRERIPALDAVVLTHQHDDHVAQLDSVVAAFDPAVYAYADHPLRTDPIEDGDSIQIGAEAFTAVHTPGHADDHVAFVSETTLFSGDLVVYDDGAFTGGSFGRTDGPGQSRSTLIESIDRLLDRLPASVEYLYAGHGGPFQGDVRSIVTRALERAERREPKYPEE; from the coding sequence ATGGCGATTTTCAATCTTGCTGCGGACACGGCCGTCTTCACCAGTAACACGTATCTTGCCGTCGAGGGTCCCAGGACGCTGGTCGATCCCGGCGCCATTCCCGGTGTCGTGGACGCGATTCGTGAGCGCATCCCGGCCCTCGATGCCGTCGTTCTCACCCATCAGCACGACGACCACGTCGCGCAACTCGACTCCGTCGTGGCGGCGTTCGACCCGGCGGTCTACGCGTACGCGGATCACCCGCTACGAACTGACCCAATCGAGGACGGCGATTCGATTCAGATCGGGGCGGAGGCGTTCACGGCGGTGCACACGCCCGGCCACGCGGACGACCACGTGGCGTTCGTCTCCGAGACGACCCTCTTCTCGGGCGATCTGGTGGTGTACGACGATGGTGCCTTTACTGGCGGGTCGTTCGGACGGACCGATGGGCCGGGCCAGTCCCGGTCGACGCTCATCGAGAGCATCGATCGGCTCCTGGACCGGCTTCCCGCCTCCGTCGAGTACCTGTACGCCGGTCACGGCGGCCCCTTCCAGGGCGACGTACGATCGATCGTAACGCGGGCACTCGAACGGGCCGAGCGGCGGGAACCGAAGTATCCGGAGGAGTGA
- a CDS encoding DUF5786 family protein, which produces MGFGSYDESEQERQSLDSDEMDGDEGVETAEHEHEGDVDFDIGASNDELLDKLEDIKE; this is translated from the coding sequence ATGGGATTTGGTAGTTACGACGAATCCGAACAGGAGCGCCAGTCGCTCGATTCGGACGAGATGGACGGGGACGAGGGTGTCGAAACCGCAGAGCACGAACACGAGGGCGACGTCGACTTCGATATCGGGGCATCGAACGACGAGCTGCTCGACAAACTCGAGGACATCAAGGAGTAA
- a CDS encoding endonuclease dU, whose product MKPGVRALGIAESFREERSTLAGAVVTASRVVDGFEFSSCTVGGTDATDAIRSLHADLDREDVQYLLLAGIALAWYNVVDVRKLARAADRPVISISFEASEGLEPALRREFEGEALDRRLATYRSLPSRRAAVVNGQTRYLRSVGLDHEEAVTVVDAFTPEGGRPEPVRVARQAARAADAYARRITDA is encoded by the coding sequence GTGAAACCGGGTGTCCGGGCGCTCGGAATCGCCGAATCCTTTCGCGAGGAACGGTCCACGCTGGCAGGCGCCGTGGTAACAGCGTCCCGGGTCGTGGACGGGTTCGAATTTTCTTCCTGTACGGTGGGCGGGACTGACGCAACGGACGCCATCCGTTCGCTACACGCAGATCTCGACCGCGAAGACGTCCAGTACCTCTTGCTCGCTGGAATCGCCCTGGCCTGGTACAACGTCGTCGACGTGCGAAAACTGGCCCGCGCCGCGGATCGTCCAGTCATCTCGATCAGCTTCGAGGCGAGCGAGGGGCTCGAGCCGGCGCTCCGGCGGGAGTTCGAGGGGGAGGCCCTGGATCGACGTCTAGCGACCTACCGATCGCTGCCGAGCCGACGGGCAGCGGTCGTCAACGGACAGACCCGCTACCTCCGGAGTGTCGGTCTCGACCACGAGGAGGCCGTCACGGTCGTCGACGCCTTCACGCCCGAGGGTGGGCGGCCGGAACCGGTTCGGGTGGCCCGTCAGGCGGCTCGCGCCGCGGACGCGTACGCCCGCCGAATCACCGACGCTTAA
- a CDS encoding uracil-DNA glycosylase, producing MAQDDLAVAECTRCSELVDSRTRIVNGVGPADAEIILVGEAPGEREDAEGEPFVGRSGEILNDVLRDAGLDRTVVRITNTVRCRPPDNRDPTAEERSNCRPHLDAEIDAVDPSVIVTLGKVPSENLLERSVAVTNEAGTVESVSIGETVRDVMVCVHPAATLYDRSQRGTLEQTIVEAAAIAGNPSGDQTSLGEF from the coding sequence ATGGCGCAGGACGATCTGGCCGTGGCCGAGTGTACGCGGTGTTCGGAACTCGTCGACTCGCGCACCCGCATCGTCAACGGTGTCGGTCCCGCCGACGCGGAGATCATCCTCGTCGGAGAGGCGCCGGGTGAGCGAGAGGATGCCGAGGGCGAGCCGTTCGTCGGTCGGAGCGGGGAGATTCTGAACGACGTGCTCCGGGACGCGGGACTCGACCGAACCGTCGTCCGCATCACCAATACCGTCCGCTGTCGGCCGCCGGACAATCGCGACCCGACGGCCGAAGAGCGGTCGAACTGCCGACCGCACCTCGACGCCGAGATCGACGCGGTCGATCCGTCCGTGATCGTCACCCTGGGAAAGGTGCCCTCCGAGAACCTGCTCGAACGGTCGGTTGCGGTGACGAACGAGGCGGGAACCGTCGAGTCGGTGTCCATCGGGGAAACGGTCCGCGACGTGATGGTCTGCGTCCATCCCGCGGCAACGCTCTACGACCGGAGTCAGCGGGGGACTCTCGAGCAAACCATCGTCGAGGCGGCCGCCATCGCCGGGAATCCGAGCGGTGATCAGACGAGTCTCGGGGAGTTCTGA
- the hisH gene encoding imidazole glycerol phosphate synthase subunit HisH: MSQQSLDRTTTSVMVVDYGLGNLRSATRGLERAGASVTISDDPADLRDADGIVLPGVGAFGEGMDNAGPFRADLVAAAEEGVPILGICLGMQMLLTSSEEANREGQGDVEGLDLVPGRNVRFTGTQKVPHMGWNELSVERPHPLVEGVDGEYAYFVHSYYAEPDDTDAVVATTEYGVEFPAVVANEAGTVFGTQFHPEKSGETGLRVLRNFVNIVAEE; the protein is encoded by the coding sequence ATGAGCCAGCAGTCCCTCGATCGGACCACCACCTCCGTCATGGTCGTCGACTACGGCCTGGGAAACCTCCGGAGCGCTACCCGGGGTCTCGAGCGCGCCGGGGCGTCGGTCACCATCTCCGACGACCCCGCGGACCTGCGGGACGCCGACGGGATCGTTCTCCCCGGCGTCGGCGCGTTCGGCGAAGGGATGGACAACGCCGGTCCGTTCCGAGCGGACCTCGTTGCGGCCGCCGAGGAGGGGGTTCCAATCCTGGGCATCTGTCTCGGGATGCAGATGTTACTCACCTCGAGCGAGGAGGCCAATCGGGAGGGCCAGGGCGACGTCGAGGGGCTGGACCTCGTCCCCGGTCGCAACGTGCGCTTCACCGGGACGCAGAAGGTCCCGCACATGGGATGGAACGAACTGTCCGTCGAGCGACCCCACCCGCTGGTCGAGGGGGTCGACGGGGAGTATGCCTACTTCGTGCACTCCTACTACGCCGAACCCGACGACACCGACGCGGTCGTTGCCACGACCGAGTACGGCGTCGAATTCCCGGCCGTCGTCGCAAACGAGGCGGGGACCGTGTTCGGCACGCAGTTCCACCCGGAGAAATCCGGCGAGACCGGACTCCGCGTGCTCCGGAACTTCGTGAACATCGTCGCCGAGGAGTAG
- a CDS encoding isocitrate lyase/PEP mutase family protein, with amino-acid sequence MTDISPLGDTDYTHRNIDNTAARELRERFEEQNYVFAPGLYHALDARLAEMAGHDAAYMSGYSTVLGQFGFPDLEMVSMTEMVENAKRIVEASNIPVIADADTGYGGVHNVRRTVREYEKAGVAAIHIEDQETPKRCGHIAGKDIISRDKAVSRFEAAVSAKQDEDTIIIARTDAYGSASGDWEEHLERGRLYADAGVDIVWPEMPNPSREDAIEYAETIHETHPDLRLAYNYSSSFAWSELDDPLTFDELGDLGYEYIFVTLYALHSGAYHVYEDMKNIAENAEQGQFDLEDRYLDHITESHHELSQVPRYQELEMDLDKEYRERVQESEGFSKDESDPITAPQDD; translated from the coding sequence ATGACTGACATAAGCCCCCTCGGCGATACTGATTACACGCATCGAAATATCGACAACACTGCCGCCCGTGAGCTTCGGGAGCGCTTCGAAGAGCAGAACTACGTGTTCGCCCCCGGCCTCTACCACGCTCTCGACGCCCGCCTCGCGGAAATGGCGGGTCACGATGCCGCCTACATGTCCGGCTATTCGACCGTCCTGGGCCAGTTCGGGTTCCCGGACCTCGAGATGGTCTCCATGACGGAGATGGTCGAGAACGCCAAGCGCATCGTGGAAGCGAGCAACATTCCGGTCATCGCGGACGCCGACACCGGCTACGGTGGCGTCCACAACGTTCGACGCACGGTCCGCGAGTACGAGAAGGCCGGCGTCGCGGCGATCCACATCGAAGACCAGGAGACGCCCAAGCGCTGCGGGCACATCGCGGGCAAGGACATCATCTCCCGCGACAAGGCCGTCTCCCGGTTCGAGGCTGCCGTGAGTGCAAAGCAGGACGAGGACACCATCATCATCGCCCGGACCGACGCCTACGGCTCCGCGAGCGGTGACTGGGAGGAACACCTCGAGCGCGGCCGACTCTACGCCGACGCCGGCGTCGATATCGTCTGGCCCGAAATGCCGAACCCGTCGCGTGAGGACGCCATCGAGTACGCCGAAACCATCCACGAGACGCACCCTGATCTTCGGCTAGCGTACAACTACTCGTCGTCGTTCGCCTGGTCCGAGCTGGACGACCCCCTCACGTTCGACGAACTCGGCGACCTGGGGTACGAGTACATCTTCGTCACGCTGTACGCCCTTCACTCCGGCGCCTACCACGTCTACGAGGACATGAAGAACATCGCCGAGAACGCCGAACAGGGTCAGTTCGACCTCGAGGACCGCTACCTGGACCACATCACGGAGAGCCACCACGAGCTCTCTCAGGTCCCGCGCTACCAGGAACTCGAGATGGACCTGGACAAGGAGTACCGCGAGCGGGTCCAGGAGTCCGAAGGCTTCAGCAAGGATGAGTCGGATCCCATCACGGCCCCGCAGGACGACTGA
- the aceB gene encoding malate synthase AceB: MADTVTPRKHERSFVRTFLTSPTAVKGEEDSAKMLRGAIGLRGMQAPDVWTPDNEDATAPTMRDEGAENVAEVVAEEGADFPGEIHPRIVWRRDDAGTRYQGLQHMLRIADPKKEAIEHIDGFVFPEVGDIDDWKKADEAVTMVENEYGLEEGSLKMSVIVECAQAELALEDLRDEMGKPTNNLERLFMLVDGEVDYTKDMRAITPTGGLPPWVELRHNTSRGASAAGLIAVDGPYDDIRDIEGYRNRTIENSAMGMNGIWSLTPDQVVTANKSPLPPVEGYWLLEAGDRKIELDDEGDAWTYAGDRVTLEETGDRYRLTVGDDRKELDEDELHQELVDMLEYVPNMDDMVDSMEEFEEARDSGIGAIAMTRDATVRIDGVEMEIEDDRMWDEATYEAAMTPVKLFQDVYENRPDQHEELEEMYGANVVDRATEIGS, translated from the coding sequence ATGGCAGACACAGTCACACCACGCAAGCACGAACGAAGTTTCGTCAGGACCTTCCTTACCTCTCCGACCGCGGTAAAGGGCGAGGAAGACTCCGCAAAAATGCTACGCGGAGCGATCGGACTCCGTGGAATGCAGGCCCCGGACGTCTGGACACCCGACAACGAGGACGCGACCGCACCCACGATGCGCGACGAGGGCGCGGAGAACGTCGCCGAGGTCGTCGCAGAAGAGGGAGCGGACTTCCCCGGCGAGATCCATCCGCGCATCGTCTGGCGGCGCGACGACGCCGGAACGCGCTATCAGGGCCTCCAGCACATGCTCCGGATCGCAGACCCGAAGAAGGAGGCCATCGAGCACATCGACGGGTTCGTCTTCCCCGAAGTCGGCGACATCGACGACTGGAAGAAGGCCGACGAAGCAGTCACGATGGTCGAAAACGAGTACGGCCTCGAGGAGGGGAGCCTCAAGATGTCGGTCATCGTCGAGTGTGCGCAGGCCGAGCTCGCACTCGAGGACCTCCGCGACGAGATGGGCAAGCCGACGAACAACCTCGAGCGGCTGTTCATGCTCGTCGACGGCGAGGTCGACTACACGAAGGACATGCGCGCGATCACGCCCACCGGCGGTCTCCCGCCGTGGGTCGAACTGCGCCACAACACCTCCCGCGGCGCGAGTGCCGCGGGCCTCATCGCGGTCGACGGTCCGTACGACGACATCCGCGACATCGAGGGCTATCGCAACCGAACGATCGAGAACTCCGCGATGGGAATGAACGGCATCTGGTCGCTGACGCCGGATCAGGTCGTCACGGCCAACAAGTCCCCGCTTCCGCCAGTGGAGGGATACTGGCTCCTCGAGGCCGGCGATCGCAAGATCGAACTCGACGACGAGGGCGACGCGTGGACCTACGCCGGCGACCGTGTCACGCTCGAGGAGACGGGCGACAGGTACCGGCTCACCGTCGGGGACGATAGAAAGGAACTGGACGAGGACGAACTCCACCAGGAACTCGTCGACATGCTCGAGTACGTGCCGAACATGGACGACATGGTCGACTCCATGGAGGAATTCGAAGAGGCACGCGATTCCGGCATCGGCGCAATCGCCATGACGCGCGATGCAACCGTCCGCATCGACGGCGTCGAGATGGAGATCGAGGACGACCGGATGTGGGACGAAGCGACCTACGAGGCCGCGATGACGCCTGTCAAGCTGTTCCAGGACGTGTACGAGAACCGACCCGACCAACACGAGGAACTCGAAGAGATGTACGGCGCGAACGTCGTCGACCGCGCGACCGAGATCGGCTCCTGA